From the genome of Amycolatopsis granulosa:
GGCTCCCCCACGCACGAGTCGTCCTCGCCATGCCGGACCCGGCACTCAGTCGAGCGACCATGCGGGCAGAGCGGGGCGTACCGCCGGGGTCGACAGGGCTTGACCTGCCCGTTGCTGACCACGCGAGTGTGCACGGCCCCGAAGGCCGGCGCGGTGAGCGTGACGAAGAAACACGGGTGCTCGGTGACGCTCTCCGGCACGCCCTTGCCGCCGACGAGCCCGGCCTTCACGAGTTGGTAGGTGTCGGCCCGGTAGGTCTCGGCGCAGGCGGGACAGACCGAGGCGCGGCGGTTCTTGCAGGCGACGTAGAGCAGGCCGTCGGGCATGTCGTCGGTGACCCGTTCGACCTCACCGCCGCCCCAGTCGGCTTCGACTCGGAGGCGTACTGGTCGGGAGCAGGGGGCCGCGGGCATGACGTGGGCGAGCCACCAGCGGTAGTCGGGGCTGGTCGCGCGGCGGAGGATGTCCGGCTCGGCGACGGCTCCCAGCCCCACCACGGTCTTGGTGGTGGGGCTGAGGGTCATGGTCGAGACGGTCAAGGGTGCTCCGGGTCAGGCGAACAGATGCGCGTAGGTCTCCACGTCCCGGGTGGTGGCCCAGCGCCAGCCCTCCAGGAGTTCGCCGGTTGGCGAGTAGGCGGGCAGCAGCGCGTAAGGGTCGAACGCGGAAATCGGCAAGGCGACGAAGCCGCCGATTTCGGGGGCGTGGGCCAGGCGGGCGACGTCGACGGCGTTGTTGTCGCCGGTGACGAAGACCCATAGCTGCTCGGGGGTGAGGGCCATGGGTTTGGTTGCGGTCAGCATGAGGGCAGTCCTCTCCTGCGAGTCGAATTGCGAATGGGATTAAGCGGTCTTGCGAGTGCGGAGTTGGCGCGCGTATTCGACGAGGGAATGGATGTGCTCGTCGGTGAGATAGGCGGTCTTCATCCGCCGTGGGGTGCCACCTTCGGCGAGCAGCAGGGCGACGCCGCGTTCCTCCGGCGCGATGTTGGAGGCGTCGAATCCCTGCGCGGCCCAGCCCCGGCCGAGAATGATGTCCGAGCTGGAATCAGTAGTGCAGCGATAAGCCATGCGATACCCGAACAGGTCCCGCAGCGAAGTGGGGATGATGTCGGCCGAGGGCCGTTGAGTGGCAGCGACGACGATGATCCCGGCAGCCCGGCCCCGGGCCACGAGGTCGCGCAGCAGGCGGACGAACTGTTCTTGCTGGTCCTTGGTGCCCATCGTGGCCGAGAACAGGGCCAGTTCATCGATCACAAGCATGATCACGTCGAACGGGTCGTGACGATCGATCTTGCGCCGCCGCACCCGGTCCAGCTCGACATACCGGCGGTCCATCTCCGCCTGCAACCGCTCCAGCGCGGTCAGAGCGCGTTCGATATCGGGGCCGACGAACAGGTCGGCCACCTCGCGCCACAGGCCCAACTCGACCTGCTTGCCGTCGAACAGCCACAACGACAGGTCCGGGCACAGTGCCCCATGAGCAACGATGTTGTTCAGCCCGACCGACTTTCCGGCACCGGGCTCACCAGCGAGCAGAATGTTGCGCCAGATCAGCTCGATGTCGACGCCGTAGCCGTCTTCGTAGATACCGAGGTGGACAGGGTCATAGATCGAAAGCCCAGCCACCGGAATCGTGTTCTTCCGCATGACCAGCCCTCAGTCGATGTAGTCGGACAGGTCGTCAGCGACCACCGCAGCCGGCCGCGGCGCGGGCTTGTCCTGCACCGGCAGCGACGTGACCGTGGCGGCCGCGATGGGCTCGGTCCCCTCACCACGGGTCTTGCGAACAAGAGACGCCACCTTCGCCAGGGGCGAGTCGATCGGCGTCGAGCGGTCCAGCGGGTCACGACGGATGACCTCGACCGCGAACAGAGTGGACAGCTTGCGCACCCGGTGCACCCGCGCGTCACGGGCGTAGCAGGCAGGCGCGATGTACTCGAGGACCGCTTCCAGGTCCCCGGCGGAGGAGCCCGCGCGGCTCCACAGCCAGATGCGCTCCCCGGTCTTCGTCGGCCGCGCCCACAGCATGAACGGCAGCGCGCCGTCCAGGTTCATCGTCCGAGCGCGCGCCTGCCGCAGGCAGGTCCGCAGCCGATGCCGGTCGACCAGGCACCAGAACCGGGAGGACACGAACCAGCGGGTCTGCGGCACCAGCACCACAACGACCACGGTCCCGGTGAAGATCAGCCAGGCGTAACCCTCGCCGACCTGGTGGTACAGCCACGCCATGCTCA
Proteins encoded in this window:
- a CDS encoding FtsK/SpoIIIE domain-containing protein, whose amino-acid sequence is MRKNTIPVAGLSIYDPVHLGIYEDGYGVDIELIWRNILLAGEPGAGKSVGLNNIVAHGALCPDLSLWLFDGKQVELGLWREVADLFVGPDIERALTALERLQAEMDRRYVELDRVRRRKIDRHDPFDVIMLVIDELALFSATMGTKDQQEQFVRLLRDLVARGRAAGIIVVAATQRPSADIIPTSLRDLFGYRMAYRCTTDSSSDIILGRGWAAQGFDASNIAPEERGVALLLAEGGTPRRMKTAYLTDEHIHSLVEYARQLRTRKTA